GGCCGGCGGCGGGGGCGGCGGGGGCGGCTCTTCCTTCTTCGCACAAGCGGAGAGGCCGAACGTCGCGGCCAGCATCAGCACGAACAGCATTGACAGATACTTGCGCATTGGTCCTCACTCCTTTCTTCCGGAATTTATCCGTACTCGCGGATAATTCAAATCGAGATTATAGCGCGCAATATAGCATAGGTAAATCGGGTTGCAATACTTATTTTCCTTTTATGAACGACCCCTGAACAGGACGTCGCAGAGACGATCGAGCTCCTCCGGCGAGAAGTAGGAGATCTCGACGCGCCCCTTTTTCAACGTGCCGCGCAGCCGCACGCGCGTGCCGCCGCGGCGGGAGAGCTCCTCCTCGAGGCTTTTCCGGTGCGCGTCCGTCGGAGCCGCGACCCGCGCGGCTTTCCGCTTCCCCGCGGGGCCGCACAGCCGCTCCGTTTCCCGAACCGACAGGCCCCGCCGCAGCACCGTTTCGCAGATCGCCGCCACGTGCTCCGCCGGCGCGGAGAGGAGCGCGCGCGCGTGTCCCGCGGAGAGACGCCCATCCGCAACCGCCTGGCGGACCGGGGACGGCAGCTTGAGGAGCCGCACGGTGTTGGCCACCGTGGCGCGGTCCTTCCCCACCCGCACGGCCACCTGCTCCTGGGAGAGAGAGAAGTCGTGCGCCAACCGCTGGTACCCCTCGGCAAGCTCGATGGCGTTGAGATCCGCCCGCTGGATGTTTTCCACCAGGGCGGCTTCGAGCGCCTCCCGGTCGGAGAGCCTGCGAACCACCGCGGGGACGGTGGAAAGCCCCGCGGCCTCCGCGGCGCGAAACCGTCGCTCGCCGGCGACCAGCTCGTACCCGTCCGGAGTCGGCCGGACCAGCACCGGTTGAAGAACCCCTTTCTCACGGATCGAGGCGGCGAGCTCCTCGAGCGCCTCCGGGGAAAAGGTTCTCCGGGGCTGCAGGGATCCCGCCCGGATCTTTTCGACCGGGATCAGGAGGAACCCGGGGTCGCGCCCCGAGCCGGGAGCCCCCGCGGAAGGCGTGGTGCCCGTCAGCAGCGCGGAGAGGCCCCGTCCCAGAACCTTCTTCTTCACGGGCTCGTTCTTCCGTTCCATCGATCCACCATCTCCCGGGCCAGTTCGAGGTAACTTTGCGCCCCCCGGGAAGAAACGGCGTACAGAAGCGCCGGTTTTCCGTAGGAGGGCGACTCGGACAGGCGGACATTTCTTGGTATAACTGTTTGGAAAACTTGGTCTTTCAGTATTTCGCGGGCCTCGTCCGCAACCTGGTGGGCCAGATTGTTCCGAGAATCGAACATGGTGAGCGCCACCCCCTCGATCCGCAGCCCGGGGTTCATCTCCTCCCGGATCCGGTCGATGGTGCGGAACAGGCTGGAAAGCCCTTCCAGGGCATAATATTCACACTGAAGAGGAATCACTACTGAATCCGCGGCACAGAGGGCGTTCACCGTCAGCAGGCCCAGGGAGGGAGGGCAATCGATCAAGATGACCTCGTACTCTCCCACGATGGGAGCCAGCGCCTCGGCCAACCGTCGCTCCCTGCGATCCATCGGCACCAGTTCGATCTCAGCCCCGATCAGGTCGGCGCAAGCGGGCAACAGATAGAGGAAGGGAAGACCGGTCTCCCGGATCGCCTCCGCCACGGGGACCTCCCCCATCAGGACGCGGTAGACGTTGCGCTCCTCGTCCCCCCCGGGC
The sequence above is drawn from the Deltaproteobacteria bacterium CG2_30_66_27 genome and encodes:
- a CDS encoding chromosome partitioning protein ParA, encoding MARILTVANQKGGVGKTTTAVNLAASLSVMEKKTLLVDLDPQANASSGVGGTPGGDEERNVYRVLMGEVPVAEAIRETGLPFLYLLPACADLIGAEIELVPMDRRERRLAEALAPIVGEYEVILIDCPPSLGLLTVNALCAADSVVIPLQCEYYALEGLSSLFRTIDRIREEMNPGLRIEGVALTMFDSRNNLAHQVADEAREILKDQVFQTVIPRNVRLSESPSYGKPALLYAVSSRGAQSYLELAREMVDRWNGRTSP